A single Callithrix jacchus isolate 240 chromosome 4, calJac240_pri, whole genome shotgun sequence DNA region contains:
- the MRPS18A gene encoding large ribosomal subunit protein mL66 yields the protein MAAFKILLSGSEQLLRGLLAGTAATSWSRLPARGFREVVEIQEGKTTIIEGRITVTPKETPNPPNPSGQCPICRWNLKHKYNYDDVLLLSQFIRPHGGMLPRKITGLCREEHRKIEECVKMAHRAGLLPNHRPRLPEGVVPKNKPQLNRYLTRWAPKSVKPIYKKGPRWNRVLMPVGSPLLRDNVCYSRTPWKLYH from the exons ATGGCGGCCTTTAAGATTCTGTTGTCCGGCAGTGAGCAGCTTCTCCGTGGGCTCCTAGCGGGCACGGCAGCTACCAGCTGGTCTCGGCTTCCAGCTCGCGGGTTCAGGGAAG TGGTGGAGATCCAAGAAGGGAAGACAACTATA aTTGAAGGCCGTATCACAGTGACTCCCAAGGAGACTCCAAATCCTCCTAACCCCTCTGGCCAGTGCCCCATCTGCCGTTGGAACCTGAAGCACAAGTATAACTATGAC GATGTTCTGCTGCTTAGCCAGTTCATCCGGCCTCATGGAGGCATGCTACCCCGAAAGATCACAGGCCTGTGCAGGGAAGAACACCGAAAGATCGAGGAGTGTGTGAAGATGGCCCACCGAGCAG GTCTGTTACCAAATCACAGGCCTCGGCTTCCTGAAGGAGTTGTTCCGAAGAACAAACCCCAGCTCAACCG GTACCTGACGCGCTGGGCTCCCAAGTCCGTCAAGCCCATCTACAAAAAAGGCCCCCGCTGGAACAGGGTGCTCATGCCCGTGGGGTCACCCCTCCTGAGGGACAATGTCTGCTACTCAAGAACACCTTGGAAGCTGTATCACTGA